The Rhododendron vialii isolate Sample 1 chromosome 5a, ASM3025357v1 genome contains a region encoding:
- the LOC131328056 gene encoding uncharacterized protein LOC131328056 isoform X2, which produces MNKGYDRVDWDFLLGILRVMGFSLKWIGWILQCVSTVSFSVLVNGRKSCTFVPTCGLRQGHPLLPYLFILVAQQGFGWIGGVCVQQHLQRHFWQRINFNKSELFTSPNMRSPEVFNLKRIFGVRNVDRPGIYLGASMDFSSRKGLVSLCRTGLGNCRGCIRIRLEMEWLKGRAGGLRCFVLNIINLVWWLIRRV; this is translated from the exons ATGAACAAGGGGTATGATCGAGTTGATTGGGATTTCTTGTTAGGAATTCTCAGGGTTATGGGTTTCAGCCTGAAGTGGATAGGGTGGATTCTGCAGTGTGTATCTACAGTGTCTTTTTCGGTTTTAGTTAATGGGAGGAAATCTTGCACTTTTGTGCCGACTTGTGGGCTTAGGCAAGGCCATCCGCTCTTGCCTTATCTGTTTATTCTGGTTGCTCAGCAAGGTTTCGGATGGATTGGGGGAGTTTGCGTCCAACAACATTTGCAGAGGCATTTCT GGCAAAGGATAAATTTTAATAAGTCTGAACTTTTTACAAGCCCCAATATGAGATCACCAGAGGTGTTTAATTTAAAACGTATTTTTGGAGTAAGGAATGTGGATAGGCCTGGGATTTACCTTGGAGCTAGTATGGATTTTTCTTCGAGGAAAG GATTAGTAAGTTTATGCAGGACTGGCCTTGGTAACTGCAGAGGCTGTATAAGGATAAGGTTAGAAATGGAGTGGCTGAAGGGAAGGGCGGGTGGGCTCCGGTGCTTTGTTTTGAACATAATAAATCTGGTTTGGTGGTTGATCAGGCGGGTTTGA
- the LOC131328056 gene encoding uncharacterized protein LOC131328056 isoform X1 produces the protein MNKGYDRVDWDFLLGILRVMGFSLKWIGWILQCVSTVSFSVLVNGRKSCTFVPTCGLRQGHPLLPYLFILVAQQGFGWIGGVCVQQHLQRHFWQRINFNKSELFTSPNMRSPEVFNLKRIFGVRNVDRPGIYLGASMDFSSRKGSLFSRTLYRIGMKVGMWKAPLLPFSLRLVLAKHVLLTIPNYLLLFFRAPAYFLNKVKRVVSRFLWYGEREKGLVWRNWEICCLPKTKGGLGLRDLTKALLAKVARRIIKNPESLLAMVLVGKYSQQQNLLEVKLTSSASWGWRSILWGKELLCKGLKWKIGNDRSVRVFHDEWIPKIVNPLKGSPLACGLPDFKVMHLFDAQCRVWREPLLKVLFLKEVVETIQSLYLPFQDSNNE, from the exons ATGAACAAGGGGTATGATCGAGTTGATTGGGATTTCTTGTTAGGAATTCTCAGGGTTATGGGTTTCAGCCTGAAGTGGATAGGGTGGATTCTGCAGTGTGTATCTACAGTGTCTTTTTCGGTTTTAGTTAATGGGAGGAAATCTTGCACTTTTGTGCCGACTTGTGGGCTTAGGCAAGGCCATCCGCTCTTGCCTTATCTGTTTATTCTGGTTGCTCAGCAAGGTTTCGGATGGATTGGGGGAGTTTGCGTCCAACAACATTTGCAGAGGCATTTCT GGCAAAGGATAAATTTTAATAAGTCTGAACTTTTTACAAGCCCCAATATGAGATCACCAGAGGTGTTTAATTTAAAACGTATTTTTGGAGTAAGGAATGTGGATAGGCCTGGGATTTACCTTGGAGCTAGTATGGATTTTTCTTCGAGGAAAGGTAGTCTTTTCTCCAGAACTCTGTATAGAATTGGTATGAAGGTTGGTATGTGGAAAGCTCCTTTGTTACCTTTTTCGTTGCGTCTTGTTCTCGCTAAACATGTTTTGCTTACCATTCCTAATTACTTGTTATTGTTTTTTAGAGCTCCAGCTTATTTTCTGAATAAGGTTAAGAGGGTGGTTTCTCGATTCCTCtggtatggagagagagagaaaggtctGGTTTGGCGAAATTGGGAAATCTGCTGTTTGCCTAAAACCAAGGGAGGATTAGGTTTGAGGGATTTAACCAAAGCATTATTGGCTAAGGTGGCTCGGCGGATAATTAAGAACCCAGAGTCCTTACTCGCTATGGTTCTTGTTGGTAAATATAGTCAGCAGCAAAACTTGTTAGAAGTCAAATTGACTTCTTCAGCTTCTTGGGGTTGGAGGAGTATTTTGTGGGGTAAGGAGTTGTTGTGTAAAGGTTTAAAATGGAAGATAGGCAATGATAGAAGTGTTAGAGTCTTCCATGATGAATGGATCCCCAAGATAGTTAATCCTCTTAAAGGATCCCCGCTAGCTTGTGGTTTACCGGATTTTAAAGTGATGCATTTATTTGATGCACAGTGCCGTGTTTGGCGAGAACCGTTGCTTAAGGTCTTATTCCTGAAAGAGGTGGTTGAGACTATCCAATCTTTATACCTCCCATTCCAGGATTCCAACAATGAGTAA